From one Rubrobacter xylanophilus genomic stretch:
- a CDS encoding glycosyltransferase family 4 protein produces the protein MIEALVGGGVAFLVAGAMAPLLVRFAAGRNLLDVPNARSSHEVPTPRLGGVGVVFGAWAGALLLDLRGVWPLLAAATLVALVGLADDLSGLHFGAKAAVQAVVASGLLLLYPPAVLSEMGGVLWPAVFVAGVLWLCAVCNAYNFMDGIDGMTGGVAVTNALFLLALAGDAGAFLPALAGAALGFLVWNIGPASIFMGDAGSYFLGFSLAATALYTPDGGEVRAFLACALVFAPYLFDTSYTIVRRLRRGVGKGIFSAHREHIYQRITPSTGMHRRTSNLYYGAAVVSGIAALAAARGWVVPGLGLALGCCLLLAALPRLVRSR, from the coding sequence GTGATCGAGGCCCTGGTCGGCGGGGGGGTGGCCTTTCTGGTGGCGGGCGCCATGGCGCCGCTGCTGGTGCGCTTCGCCGCCGGGCGCAACCTGCTCGACGTGCCGAACGCCCGCAGCTCGCACGAGGTGCCCACCCCAAGGCTCGGCGGGGTCGGGGTCGTTTTCGGGGCCTGGGCCGGGGCTCTGCTGCTGGACCTGCGGGGCGTGTGGCCGCTGCTCGCCGCCGCGACCCTCGTCGCCCTCGTCGGGCTCGCCGACGATCTCTCCGGGCTGCACTTCGGGGCCAAGGCGGCGGTGCAGGCGGTGGTGGCCTCTGGGCTGCTCCTGCTGTACCCGCCGGCGGTCCTCTCCGAGATGGGGGGTGTTCTGTGGCCCGCGGTCTTCGTCGCGGGGGTGCTCTGGCTGTGCGCCGTGTGCAACGCGTACAACTTCATGGACGGGATAGACGGCATGACGGGCGGCGTCGCCGTGACCAACGCGCTCTTTCTCCTGGCTCTGGCGGGTGATGCGGGGGCGTTCCTGCCGGCTCTGGCAGGGGCGGCGCTCGGGTTTCTGGTGTGGAACATCGGCCCGGCCTCCATCTTCATGGGGGATGCGGGCAGCTACTTCCTCGGCTTCTCGCTCGCGGCGACGGCGCTCTACACGCCGGACGGGGGAGAGGTGCGGGCCTTTCTGGCCTGTGCCCTCGTCTTCGCGCCCTACCTCTTCGACACCAGCTACACCATAGTCCGGCGGCTGCGGCGGGGGGTGGGGAAGGGGATCTTCTCCGCCCACCGGGAGCATATCTACCAGAGGATCACGCCGTCCACCGGGATGCACCGCCGCACCAGCAACCTCTACTACGGGGCGGCGGTGGTCTCGGGGATAGCGGCCCTCGCCGCCGCGCGCGGGTGGGTGGTGCCCGGGCTGGGGCTCGCGCTCGGCTGCTGCCTGCTGCTCGCCGCCCTGCCGCGCCTCGTCCGCAGCCGGTAG
- a CDS encoding polysaccharide biosynthesis protein — protein MRRIRIPGALRERAVRPLLWVQRSFRQSPPAFRRGAAMLVDAAIVVESFAVALLFRFEGDVQWEFWVSFWPFALAGAALFVLLLHINGVYRSILRYTGIYQGVRIASATSIATGLLFIADVTFDELLGYYPAPRSVVLVGALLAYVQLVAVRLYPRVFYELSLREVGRRKRTAIVGTGEQGVALAGHIWRTAAMNTQVVGFVSDSPEEVGNHIEGVPVVGTIEEIEEIVAGHGLDQVIIATPQASREQVDRIWRTCVRSRVEVKVMPDLGELLAEGTIRLRELQIEDLLGREPVDIDLEALSGYINGKRVLVTGAGGSIGSELSRQISRLGPAQLVLLDRDESGLYYLGGELRREEFRGAELVVGDVTNPERVGFVFERFRPQLVFHAAAYKHVPMMELQATEAIINNVYGTLNVARAAGAYGAEKFVNVSTDKAVNPANVMGATKRLSEMIVREMSGVYPETVYASVRFGNVLGSRGSVVPTFRQQIEAGGPVTVTHPEMIRYFMTIPEAVSLILQAGAMADGYATYVLEMGRPVRILDLARNMIEIMGAPDVQIKFVGLRPGEKLREELSEEGEHRLPTEHPMVYRLVSENETPPDGADLQELVDAMVYEARNQETGRAIRLLQRAVPNYSAADLPGSVTPREGEA, from the coding sequence ATGAGACGCATACGCATCCCCGGAGCCCTCAGGGAGCGGGCCGTTCGTCCGTTACTCTGGGTGCAGCGTAGCTTCCGGCAGTCGCCGCCCGCCTTCCGGCGCGGGGCGGCGATGCTGGTGGATGCGGCCATCGTGGTGGAGTCCTTCGCGGTGGCGCTGCTGTTTAGGTTCGAGGGGGACGTGCAGTGGGAGTTCTGGGTCTCCTTCTGGCCGTTCGCCCTCGCGGGGGCGGCGCTCTTCGTGCTGCTCCTGCACATAAACGGCGTCTACAGGAGCATCCTGCGCTACACCGGCATCTACCAGGGGGTGCGCATCGCGAGCGCCACCTCCATCGCCACCGGGCTCCTGTTCATCGCCGATGTCACCTTCGACGAGTTGCTCGGCTACTACCCGGCGCCGCGTTCGGTGGTGCTGGTCGGGGCGCTGCTCGCGTACGTGCAGCTCGTGGCGGTCAGGCTCTACCCGCGGGTTTTCTACGAGCTCTCGCTGCGGGAGGTTGGACGCCGCAAGCGGACCGCCATCGTGGGCACCGGGGAGCAGGGGGTGGCGCTGGCGGGCCACATCTGGCGCACGGCGGCGATGAACACCCAGGTCGTCGGGTTCGTCAGCGACAGCCCGGAGGAGGTCGGCAACCACATCGAGGGCGTCCCGGTGGTCGGGACCATAGAGGAGATAGAGGAGATCGTCGCCGGCCACGGCCTGGACCAGGTGATCATCGCCACCCCCCAGGCCAGCCGGGAGCAGGTGGACCGCATCTGGCGCACCTGCGTCCGCTCCCGGGTCGAGGTGAAGGTGATGCCGGACCTGGGGGAGCTCCTGGCCGAGGGGACGATCCGCCTGAGGGAGCTGCAGATAGAGGACCTCCTCGGGCGCGAGCCGGTGGACATAGACCTGGAGGCCCTCTCGGGCTACATAAACGGCAAGCGGGTGCTCGTCACGGGGGCGGGCGGCTCCATCGGGAGCGAGCTCTCCCGCCAGATCTCGCGTCTCGGTCCCGCGCAGCTGGTGCTCCTCGATCGCGACGAGAGCGGGCTCTACTACCTGGGCGGGGAGCTGCGCCGGGAGGAGTTCCGCGGGGCCGAGCTCGTCGTCGGGGACGTGACCAACCCTGAGCGGGTCGGCTTCGTCTTCGAGCGCTTCCGGCCGCAGCTGGTCTTCCACGCCGCCGCCTACAAGCACGTCCCCATGATGGAGCTGCAGGCGACCGAGGCGATCATCAACAACGTCTACGGCACCCTGAACGTTGCCCGAGCGGCCGGGGCCTACGGAGCGGAGAAGTTCGTGAACGTCTCCACCGACAAGGCCGTGAACCCCGCCAACGTGATGGGGGCCACCAAGAGGCTCTCGGAGATGATCGTGCGGGAGATGTCCGGGGTGTACCCGGAGACGGTCTACGCCTCGGTGCGCTTCGGGAACGTGCTCGGCAGCCGCGGCTCGGTGGTGCCGACCTTCCGCCAGCAGATAGAGGCTGGGGGACCGGTGACGGTGACGCATCCGGAGATGATCCGGTACTTCATGACCATCCCGGAGGCGGTCTCCCTGATCCTGCAGGCCGGGGCGATGGCCGACGGCTACGCGACCTACGTGCTGGAGATGGGCCGTCCCGTGCGCATCCTGGACCTGGCGCGCAACATGATCGAGATCATGGGCGCCCCGGACGTCCAGATAAAGTTCGTCGGCCTGCGTCCGGGCGAGAAGCTGCGGGAGGAGCTCTCGGAGGAGGGGGAGCACCGGCTGCCCACGGAACACCCGATGGTCTACCGGCTGGTCTCGGAGAACGAGACCCCGCCTGACGGCGCTGACCTGCAGGAGCTGGTGGACGCGATGGTCTACGAAGCGAGAAACCAGGAGACCGGGAGGGCGATCCGGCTCCTGCAGCGGGCGGTGCCGAACTACTCGGCCGCGGACCTCCCGGGGAGCGTGACCCCCCGGGAGGGGGAGGCTTAG
- a CDS encoding GGDEF domain-containing protein, with product MDDARGLGLYGLLSRLGRPKSYEGKIMLVAFTGTHIPLLAITLHAARSALSRAERVRITAVALAATLAGTAGTLYALHDLLEPLRKTSRGLRGYLDERRVPRLPAHHTDEAGRLMAETALVIGRLDRALRSLEQLSRRDHLTGLHNRRSGEMLLEESVWRARRDRSPFSLALLDLKDFKKTNDAYGHATGDEALVHLADVISRNLRRGDWVARWGGDEFLVGLPGTAVEEAAQIVDRLCRKVRERPLTVPQAGRITLEIRAGVAGLRDREGPGDLLRRADAALIARKARRTSSA from the coding sequence ATGGACGACGCAAGAGGCCTTGGTCTGTACGGGCTGCTCTCCAGGCTTGGGCGGCCGAAGAGCTACGAGGGCAAGATAATGCTCGTCGCCTTCACAGGCACCCACATACCGCTGCTCGCCATCACCCTGCACGCCGCCCGCTCGGCGCTGAGCAGGGCGGAGAGGGTGAGGATCACGGCCGTCGCGCTCGCCGCGACGCTGGCCGGCACCGCCGGCACCCTCTACGCGCTGCACGACCTGCTGGAACCCCTCAGGAAGACCTCCCGGGGGCTCAGGGGCTACCTCGACGAGCGGCGCGTCCCGCGGCTGCCCGCCCACCACACCGACGAGGCCGGGCGCCTGATGGCCGAGACCGCGCTCGTCATCGGGAGGCTGGACCGGGCTCTGCGCTCCCTCGAGCAGCTCTCCCGCAGGGATCACCTGACCGGCCTGCACAACCGGCGCTCGGGAGAGATGCTCCTGGAGGAGAGCGTATGGCGCGCCCGGCGCGACAGGAGCCCGTTCTCGCTCGCGCTCCTGGACCTCAAGGACTTCAAGAAGACAAACGACGCTTACGGGCACGCCACGGGGGACGAGGCACTCGTGCACCTGGCCGATGTGATCTCCCGCAACCTCCGCAGGGGCGATTGGGTCGCGCGGTGGGGCGGGGACGAGTTCCTCGTCGGTCTTCCGGGCACCGCAGTGGAAGAGGCCGCGCAGATCGTGGATCGGCTCTGCCGGAAGGTGCGGGAGCGGCCCCTCACGGTCCCGCAGGCCGGCAGGATAACCCTGGAGATCAGGGCCGGGGTGGCCGGGCTCCGCGACCGGGAGGGGCCCGGAGACCTGCTCAGGAGGGCCGACGCCGCCCTCATCGCGCGGAAAGCCCGCCGTACGTCCTCCGCCTAA
- a CDS encoding LLM class flavin-dependent oxidoreductase, whose translation MTPALSVLDLSPVSAGSGSSRALRNTLELARLADRLGYARYWLAEHHNLPSVASPAPEVMIGHVANATDRIRVGAGGIMLPNHAPLKVVETFRLLEALHPGRIDLGIGRAPGTDPVTAAALRRGRGAEADDFPELFGELLAFAGEGFPEGHPFASVKAVPDDVELPPIWLLGSSGYSAKAAGEMGLGYAFASHFSPVDPAPPMLAYREHFRPSKSFPEPHAILAASVVCAETEERAGELASSMGLAWVRMRTGRPGPLPSPEEALSYPYSPAERRLLESYRSMQVVGDPETVRERLVEMARKTAADEVMVTTMVYDHEARLRSYELLAEAFGLGRGS comes from the coding sequence ATGACCCCAGCGCTCTCGGTACTGGATCTCTCGCCGGTCAGCGCCGGGTCGGGCTCCTCCCGCGCCCTGCGCAACACCCTGGAGCTCGCCCGGCTCGCCGACCGGCTCGGCTACGCCCGCTACTGGCTCGCCGAGCACCACAACCTCCCGAGCGTCGCGAGCCCCGCGCCGGAGGTCATGATCGGGCACGTGGCGAACGCGACGGACCGCATCCGGGTCGGGGCCGGCGGCATCATGCTCCCCAATCACGCCCCGCTGAAGGTCGTCGAGACCTTCCGGCTGCTCGAGGCGCTGCACCCCGGGCGCATCGACCTCGGGATCGGCCGCGCCCCGGGCACCGACCCCGTCACCGCCGCCGCCCTGCGCAGGGGCCGGGGGGCGGAGGCCGACGACTTCCCGGAGCTCTTCGGCGAGCTGCTGGCCTTCGCCGGCGAGGGCTTCCCGGAGGGACACCCCTTCGCCTCCGTGAAGGCCGTCCCCGACGACGTGGAGCTGCCCCCCATCTGGCTGCTCGGCTCCAGCGGCTACTCCGCGAAGGCCGCCGGGGAGATGGGCCTCGGCTACGCCTTCGCCTCCCACTTCAGCCCCGTGGACCCCGCCCCGCCGATGCTCGCCTACCGCGAGCACTTCCGGCCCTCGAAGAGCTTTCCCGAGCCCCACGCCATCCTCGCCGCCTCCGTCGTCTGCGCCGAGACTGAGGAGAGGGCCGGGGAGCTCGCCTCCTCCATGGGCCTCGCCTGGGTGAGGATGCGCACCGGCAGGCCCGGCCCGCTGCCGAGCCCCGAGGAGGCGCTCTCCTACCCCTACAGCCCCGCGGAGCGGCGCCTGCTCGAGAGCTACCGCTCCATGCAGGTCGTCGGCGACCCGGAGACCGTCAGGGAGCGGCTCGTGGAGATGGCCCGGAAGACGGCGGCCGACGAGGTCATGGTCACCACCATGGTCTACGACCACGAGGCCAGGCTGCGCTCCTACGAGCTGCTCGCTGAAGCCTTCGGATTAGGTCGGGGGAGCTAG
- a CDS encoding LLM class flavin-dependent oxidoreductase: MTDYGHELLFGAFITPAARPPTHAVELAVAAERAGLDLVTFQDHPYQPAFLDTWTLLSYVAARTRRVRLSGNVINLPLRHPAVLARAAASLDLLSGGRFELGIGAGGFWDAIAAMGGPRRSPGQAVEALGEAIEIIRELWATEKRGGVHFDGEHYRLEGAKRGPAPAHGVGIWVGAYKPRMLRLTGRVADGWLPSLPYLPGGPAALAEMNRRIDEGAASAGRDPSAVRRLLNIPEHSLSVGRPRRWAGELAELSLEYGVSGFILMTDDVASLELFAAEVAPATRELVAAGRAR, from the coding sequence ATGACGGACTACGGCCACGAGTTGCTCTTCGGAGCCTTCATAACCCCCGCCGCCCGGCCTCCCACGCACGCCGTCGAGCTGGCGGTGGCCGCCGAGCGGGCGGGGCTGGACCTGGTGACCTTCCAGGACCACCCCTACCAGCCGGCTTTTCTGGACACCTGGACCCTGCTCTCCTACGTCGCCGCGCGCACCCGGAGGGTGCGCCTGAGCGGGAACGTCATCAACCTGCCGCTCCGTCACCCGGCGGTGCTGGCCCGCGCGGCGGCGAGCCTGGACCTGCTCTCCGGCGGGAGGTTCGAGCTCGGCATCGGGGCCGGGGGGTTCTGGGACGCCATCGCGGCGATGGGCGGCCCCCGCCGGTCGCCGGGGCAGGCGGTCGAGGCACTCGGGGAGGCCATAGAGATCATCCGCGAGCTCTGGGCCACGGAGAAGCGCGGTGGAGTGCACTTCGACGGCGAGCACTACCGCCTCGAGGGCGCGAAGCGCGGCCCCGCCCCCGCCCACGGCGTCGGGATATGGGTCGGGGCATACAAACCGAGGATGCTGCGCCTCACGGGACGGGTGGCCGACGGGTGGCTGCCCTCCCTGCCGTACCTCCCCGGAGGCCCCGCCGCTCTCGCGGAGATGAACCGGCGCATCGACGAGGGGGCGGCCTCCGCCGGGCGCGACCCCTCCGCCGTGCGCCGCCTGCTGAACATCCCGGAGCACTCCCTGTCAGTCGGGCGGCCGCGGCGGTGGGCCGGGGAGCTCGCGGAGCTCTCGCTGGAGTATGGTGTGAGCGGCTTCATCCTGATGACGGACGACGTGGCCTCCCTCGAACTCTTCGCCGCCGAGGTCGCCCCCGCCACGCGTGAGCTGGTCGCCGCCGGGCGCGCCCGGTGA